One genomic region from Lycorma delicatula isolate Av1 chromosome 1, ASM4794821v1, whole genome shotgun sequence encodes:
- the LOC142318541 gene encoding uncharacterized protein LOC142318541 — protein sequence MNNQHRSLTIEEFNLVKRENVKVEYEVESEISLNNDIPPRINLKINDVHTVKAEEEEEFYPGHESEILLNDDVSPQVNLNMKSNELRIKDFRTVKTKDGMVFYPCRVIIDKLTITASTKNCKRCVNNSVYDGIIKQKSSECNCANGDVRTESLVKDISSENELPQQKGKKLVCEYCNEGYRCKCFLKKDINFHAKEKENNYPSNLKQHLNIPTKEKNYICNFCQKSFNSKSYLKIHLNIHTEEKNYICNFCQKSFNRKESLKIHLNIHTKEKNYICNFCQKSFNRKSHLKIHLNIHTKEKNYICNFCQKSFNRKESLKIHLNIHTKEKNYICNFCQKSFNRKSHLKIHLNIHTKEKNYICNFCQKSFNRKESLKIHLNIHTKEKNYICNFCQKSFYRKDSLKNHLDIHTKEKNICNFCQKSFNCKSSLKYHLNIHTKEKNYKKVLESIGAAKLNNRGQRLEMPGLLPYFEI from the exons atgaataatcaaCACAGATCTCTAACAATTGAAGAGTTTAACTTAGTTAAACGAGAAAATGTAAAAGTTGAATATGAAGTG gaatctgagatctcattaaatAATGACATTCCACCtcggattaatcttaaaattaatgatgtacacaCTGTAAAggcagaagaagaggaggaattttatccaggtcat gaatctgagatcttattgaatgatgatgtttcaccacaggttaatcttaatatgaaaagcaatgaacttcgaataaaagattttcgCACAGTGAAGACAAAAGATGGGATGGTATTTTATCCATGTCGT gttattattgataaattaaccatcACTGCAAGTACTAAGAATTGTAAGAGATGTGTAAATAATTCGGTatatgatggaattataaaacaaaaatccagtGAATGTAATTGTGCGAATGGTGATGTAAGAACAGAAAGTTTAGTCAAGGATATAAGTAGTGAAAATGAGTTACCTCAgcagaaaggaaagaaattggtttgtgaatattgcaatgaaggatacagatgtaaatgttttttaaagaaggACATTAACTTTCAtgctaaagagaaagaaaataattatccttctaatttaaagcaacatcttaatattcctacaaaagagaagaattatatttgtaacttttgtcagaagtcatttaatagcaaaagctatttaaaaatacatcttaatattcatacagaagagaagaattatatttgtaacttttgtcaaaagtcatttaatcgcaaagagagtttaaaaatacaccttaatattcatacaaaagagaagaattatatttgtaacttttgtcaaaagtcatttaatcgcaaaagccatttaaaaatacatcttaatattcatacaaaagagaagaattatatttgtaacttttgtcaaaagtcatttaatcgcaaagagagtttaaaaatacaccttaatattcatacaaaagagaagaattatatttgtaacttttgtcaaaagtcatttaatcgcaaaagccatttaaaaatacatcttaatattcatacaaaagagaagaattatatttgtaacttttgtcaaaagtcatttaatcgcaaagagagtttaaaaatacaccttaatattcatacaaaagagaagaattatatttgtaacttttgtcaaaagtcattttatcgcaaagacagtttaaaaaaccatcttgatattcatacaaaagagaaaaatatttgtaacttttgtcaaaagtcatttaattgcaaaagcagtttaaaataccatcttaatattcatacaaaggagaagaattat AAAAAGGTTTTGGAAAGTATAGGAGCTGCAAAGTTAAACAATAGAGGGCAGAGACTTGAGATGCCAGGTCTCTTACCATACTTTGAAATTTGA